One Leifsonia shinshuensis DNA window includes the following coding sequences:
- a CDS encoding 4'-phosphopantetheinyl transferase family protein codes for MELSTVVVAPTRHVLAVLPGAPLGSAAESRLGALRSPADRDDFTAARLLAAHLLGVAPADLRQRCEVCGGEHGLPLPVGGLHVSWSHAHGWVAAGVSRARLGVDVEAERGVILAEALTPGEAALVSSAPDPARAFRLAWTAKEACVKAGAAHLDGVAELDVLAAPGTLRPSHGGLHLSAWQHPGATAAAATTEPAHWAILGDSGELVPVPGRAVGSPA; via the coding sequence ATGGAGCTGAGCACCGTCGTCGTCGCCCCGACACGGCACGTGCTCGCCGTTCTGCCGGGCGCTCCGCTCGGGAGCGCTGCGGAGTCCCGGCTGGGCGCTCTGCGGTCGCCGGCGGACCGGGACGACTTCACGGCGGCCCGCCTGCTGGCCGCGCACCTTCTCGGAGTCGCACCGGCCGACCTGCGGCAGCGCTGCGAGGTCTGCGGAGGCGAGCACGGCCTCCCGCTGCCGGTCGGCGGCCTGCATGTGAGCTGGTCGCACGCGCACGGCTGGGTGGCCGCCGGAGTGTCACGGGCGCGGCTCGGCGTGGATGTCGAGGCGGAGCGCGGGGTGATCCTCGCCGAGGCGCTGACGCCGGGGGAGGCCGCCCTCGTGTCGTCGGCCCCGGATCCCGCGCGGGCCTTCCGCCTGGCGTGGACCGCGAAGGAGGCCTGCGTGAAGGCAGGGGCCGCGCACCTCGACGGCGTCGCCGAGCTGGACGTGCTGGCGGCTCCCGGCACGCTGCGCCCGTCGCACGGCGGTCTCCACCTGAGCGCGTGGCAGCATCCCGGCGCGACGGCCGCCGCGGCGACTACCGAACCGGCGCACTGGGCGATCCTCGGCGACAGCGGCGAGCTCGTCCCCGTTCCGGGCCGGGCTGTCGGAAGCCCCGCGTAG
- a CDS encoding alpha/beta fold hydrolase: MKLYTREWGAGDRHAVLVHGVMSDSRNWRRVGPVLAERGYHVVAVDLRGHGHSPRTEEYTAELMAEDIVDTVPYAPELVMGHSLGGLTVSLAVDRLHPERAVYVDPAFSCPAANWFQRMLAPAFLKTLARQSAAAIAKRNPRWDPADVAIEVETFKSFDRAAIPAVLAPSVMRAPEHMAVPSLVMLADNSYLVKPHIAERLRDTGFDVRIVKGSGHVINRDDHDGFMDALEGWI, translated from the coding sequence ATGAAGTTGTACACGCGCGAGTGGGGCGCAGGAGACCGGCACGCGGTCCTCGTCCACGGCGTCATGTCGGACTCGCGCAACTGGCGCCGCGTCGGCCCCGTGCTCGCGGAGCGCGGCTACCACGTGGTCGCCGTCGACCTGCGCGGCCACGGCCACAGTCCACGGACCGAGGAGTACACCGCCGAGCTGATGGCGGAGGACATCGTGGACACCGTCCCGTACGCGCCGGAGCTCGTGATGGGCCACTCGCTCGGCGGTCTCACCGTGAGCCTCGCGGTCGACCGGCTGCACCCGGAGCGCGCGGTCTACGTCGACCCCGCCTTCTCCTGCCCGGCCGCCAACTGGTTCCAGCGGATGCTGGCGCCCGCCTTCCTGAAGACGCTCGCCCGCCAGTCCGCCGCGGCCATCGCCAAGCGGAATCCGCGCTGGGACCCCGCCGATGTCGCGATCGAGGTCGAGACGTTCAAGTCGTTCGACCGCGCGGCCATCCCGGCCGTGCTCGCGCCGAGCGTGATGCGCGCGCCCGAGCACATGGCGGTGCCGTCGCTGGTGATGCTGGCCGACAACTCCTACCTGGTGAAGCCGCACATCGCCGAGCGGCTGCGCGACACCGGCTTCGACGTGCGCATCGTGAAGGGCAGCGGCCACGTCATCAACCGCGACGACCACGACGGGTTCATGGACGCCCTCGAAGGCTGGATCTGA